In one Melaminivora jejuensis genomic region, the following are encoded:
- a CDS encoding transposase produces the protein MRLPTGHLHRSGARVPSRAFMAWAAVWAKVEHPFQVIKRQWGHVKVRYRGLAKNTAQLHTLFALSNLWMVRRQLGAVQA, from the coding sequence TTGAGGCTACCCACTGGCCATCTGCACCGATCAGGGGCCAGAGTTCCCAGCCGGGCTTTCATGGCGTGGGCGGCGGTCTGGGCCAAGGTCGAGCATCCGTTTCAAGTCATCAAGAGGCAGTGGGGCCACGTCAAGGTGCGCTACCGGGGCCTGGCCAAGAACACGGCGCAACTGCACACGCTGTTTGCCCTGTCCAATCTGTGGATGGTGCGACGCCAGTTGGGTGCAGTGCAGGCATGA
- a CDS encoding ISAs1 family transposase: MSLLQLLQQIPDPRVQRTRRHELIDLLAIALCATVAGADNWIETVEFAQAHQAWLQRFLRLPCGIASHDTFARVFRRLDPQALEQVLQQWLKGMSASASGHVAIDGKSVRSAHRKGKGAHHSLHLVSAWASEQRLLLGQRKVDGKSNEITAIPELLKLLDIGGCTITIDAMGCQKAIAKQIADQGAHYVLSLKGNQRHMFNVCKKHFESAEADRGQQTFSDSDKGHGRIETRKYQVSALPPALQRAAQHWPQLQSVVRVVRTRQLPGQERVGEQTSYYLSSLSAHTSAQQMAQYIRGHWSVENQLHWSLDVGMGDDSGLSQKDHAAHNQALLRRMAQQMLQADTSVKAGLKAKRKRAGWDLTYLERVMELCI; this comes from the coding sequence TTGAGCCTGCTGCAACTGCTCCAACAAATTCCCGATCCCCGTGTGCAGCGCACCCGCCGCCATGAGCTCATCGACTTGCTGGCTATCGCCCTGTGCGCTACTGTCGCCGGAGCAGACAACTGGATCGAGACGGTGGAGTTTGCCCAGGCCCACCAGGCCTGGCTGCAACGCTTTTTGCGCCTGCCCTGCGGCATTGCCTCACACGACACCTTCGCGCGGGTCTTTCGCCGCCTGGATCCGCAGGCACTCGAACAGGTCTTGCAGCAATGGCTCAAGGGTATGTCTGCGAGCGCCTCGGGCCATGTGGCCATCGATGGCAAGAGCGTGCGCAGCGCCCACCGCAAGGGCAAGGGTGCGCACCACAGTTTGCATTTGGTCAGCGCCTGGGCATCTGAGCAGCGCTTGCTGCTGGGCCAGCGCAAGGTCGATGGCAAGAGCAACGAGATCACGGCCATTCCTGAGTTGCTCAAGTTGTTGGACATTGGTGGGTGCACCATCACCATCGATGCCATGGGCTGCCAAAAAGCCATTGCCAAGCAAATCGCCGACCAAGGCGCCCACTACGTGCTCAGCCTCAAGGGCAATCAGCGGCACATGTTCAACGTGTGCAAGAAACACTTTGAAAGCGCTGAAGCTGACAGGGGCCAGCAAACGTTCAGTGACTCAGACAAAGGCCACGGGCGCATCGAGACGCGCAAGTACCAGGTGTCGGCACTGCCGCCGGCGCTGCAGCGTGCGGCCCAGCACTGGCCCCAGCTGCAAAGCGTGGTGCGCGTGGTGCGCACGCGCCAACTGCCAGGCCAAGAGCGAGTCGGCGAACAAACCAGCTACTACCTCAGCAGCCTGAGCGCACACACCAGCGCCCAGCAAATGGCGCAATACATCCGGGGGCACTGGAGCGTGGAAAACCAGCTGCACTGGAGCCTGGATGTGGGCATGGGCGACGACAGCGGTCTGAGTCAGAAAGACCACGCTGCGCACAACCAGGCGCTGCTCAGGCGCATGGCCCAGCAGATGCTGCAAGCCGACACCAGCGTGAAGGCCGGACTCAAGGCCAAGCGCAAACGCGCGGGCTGGGACTTGACCTACTTGGAGCGGGTCATGGAGCTATGCATTTAG
- a CDS encoding zinc ribbon domain-containing protein produces the protein MALVECTECGKEVSKSAKVCPHCGKGEPGISDANKIIQFIVGVIIAVVLLEYSGCSQLFK, from the coding sequence ATGGCACTAGTGGAATGTACTGAGTGTGGAAAAGAAGTTTCCAAATCTGCTAAAGTATGCCCGCACTGCGGTAAAGGTGAGCCTGGGATTAGCGACGCCAATAAAATCATCCAATTTATTGTTGGTGTAATTATTGCAGTTGTTCTGCTTGAGTATTCAGGGTGCTCTCAATTGTTTAAGTAG
- a CDS encoding IS5 family transposase, which yields MDQIMLGLDPLPKKTRKEVFLEEMNQVVPWAALVALIQAHVRGAHQTLGGRPPFAVETMLRIHCLQLWWNLSDPSMEEELHERPLYRRFVGLEGAARMPDETTILRFRHLLEKHELAQKVLAAINTTLAERGLMLKTGTVVDATIIAAPSSTKNKRAARDPEMHQTKKGNQWHFGMKAHIGVDAASGLVHTVIGTAANVHDVTQAAGLLHGDETDAWGDAGYQGVDKREEFKDSKVRWEVAMRPGKRRALDPERELHQLLDKAEKLKASIRAKVEHPFRLVKQQFGYAKARYRGLAKNTARLTMLFALGNLWMARRQLMGAQG from the coding sequence ATGGATCAGATCATGCTCGGCCTTGACCCGCTACCCAAGAAGACCCGCAAGGAGGTCTTCCTCGAAGAGATGAACCAAGTCGTGCCATGGGCTGCGCTGGTGGCGCTCATTCAAGCGCACGTGCGCGGCGCGCATCAGACGCTGGGCGGACGCCCGCCATTTGCCGTGGAGACGATGCTACGCATCCACTGCCTGCAGCTATGGTGGAATCTGAGCGACCCGTCCATGGAAGAAGAGTTGCACGAGCGTCCGCTGTACCGTCGCTTCGTCGGCCTGGAGGGTGCGGCGCGCATGCCTGACGAGACGACCATCCTGCGCTTTCGACACCTGCTGGAGAAGCACGAGCTGGCGCAGAAGGTGCTGGCCGCGATCAACACCACGCTCGCCGAGCGCGGCCTCATGCTCAAGACTGGCACGGTGGTGGATGCCACCATCATTGCCGCGCCGAGTTCGACCAAGAACAAGCGTGCAGCGCGCGATCCCGAGATGCACCAGACCAAGAAGGGCAATCAATGGCACTTCGGGATGAAGGCGCACATTGGTGTGGACGCCGCCTCGGGCTTGGTGCACACGGTGATTGGCACCGCAGCCAACGTCCATGACGTAACGCAGGCCGCGGGGCTGCTGCACGGCGACGAGACCGATGCATGGGGCGATGCGGGCTACCAGGGCGTGGACAAGCGCGAGGAGTTCAAGGACAGCAAAGTGCGCTGGGAAGTGGCCATGCGCCCGGGCAAGCGCCGCGCCCTCGATCCCGAGCGCGAACTGCATCAGTTGCTGGACAAGGCCGAGAAGCTCAAGGCCAGCATCCGTGCCAAGGTCGAGCACCCATTTCGCCTCGTCAAGCAGCAATTTGGCTACGCCAAGGCCCGCTATCGCGGGCTGGCCAAGAACACGGCGCGCCTCACGATGCTGTTTGCGCTGGGCAATTTGTGGATGGCGCGCCGACAGTTGATGGGCGCGCAGGGATAG
- a CDS encoding DUF1010 domain-containing protein — translation MREEPQERQVTQSRACRYFMPNCAVKPTRLRRAAYFHSLRFFWSLHESHWGS, via the coding sequence ATCCGAGAAGAACCGCAAGAACGGCAAGTAACGCAAAGTCGCGCGTGTAGATACTTTATGCCTAACTGTGCAGTCAAGCCGACCCGCCTGCGGCGGGCGGCTTACTTTCATTCTTTACGCTTTTTTTGGAGTCTTCATGAATCTCATTGGGGAAGTTGA
- a CDS encoding IS5 family transposase (programmed frameshift), whose amino-acid sequence MRLALISQKLWEELEPLVPAAKPSPKGGRPRLDDRAAFNGILFILMTGIPWEELPQELGFGSGMTCWRRLRQWQRQGVWDRLHQALLCRLRQYDQVDWSRASIDGASVASPPGGQETGPNPTDRGKLGSKRHILTDARGVPLAILVSGANRHDSMLFEELLDAVPPVAGLQGRPRKCPDKVYADKGYDYAKCRRALRQRGIQARIARRGMHSSQRLGRHRWVVERTHAWLAGFGKLRIRFERQLDTHLALLKLACAIICLRCVERFC is encoded by the exons ATGAGACTTGCCCTGATCAGCCAAAAGCTCTGGGAAGAACTTGAGCCGCTGGTGCCCGCTGCCAAGCCCTCGCCCAAAGGAGGCCGTCCTCGGTTGGATGACCGCGCCGCCTTCAACGGCATTTTGTTCATCCTGATGACTGGCATCCCGTGGGAGGAGTTGCCCCAAGAGCTGGGTTTTGGCAGCGGCATGACGTGCTGGCGGCGCCTGAGGCAGTGGCAGCGCCAAGGCGTGTGGGACCGGCTGCACCAGGCGCTGCTTTGCCGTCTGCGCCAGTACGACCAGGTCGACTGGAGCCGCGCAAGCATCGATGGCGCCAGCGTTGCCAGCCC CCCCGGGGGCCAGGAAACTGGTCCCAACCCCACGGACCGGGGCAAGCTTGGCAGCAAGCGCCACATCTTGACCGATGCACGGGGCGTGCCGCTGGCGATCTTGGTCAGCGGGGCAAATCGGCACGACTCAATGCTCTTTGAAGAGTTGTTGGACGCTGTACCCCCTGTGGCGGGGCTGCAAGGCAGACCGAGAAAGTGCCCCGACAAAGTTTATGCGGACAAAGGCTATGACTATGCCAAGTGCCGAAGGGCGCTGCGCCAGCGTGGCATCCAGGCGCGCATCGCACGGCGCGGCATGCACAGCAGCCAGCGGCTAGGACGCCACCGCTGGGTGGTCGAGCGCACGCACGCTTGGCTGGCCGGCTTTGGCAAGCTGCGCATTCGCTTCGAGCGCCAATTGGACACCCACTTGGCCTTGCTCAAGCTCGCCTGCGCGATCATCTGTCTGCGCTGCGTGGAGCGGTTTTGTTAG
- a CDS encoding lysozyme inhibitor LprI family protein — MLRFLLLCLLGLTFSVHALEFYENSTTGEIVATGIVEPRDAEKIAGIITLDYRQRHHNVRNLVTVSLDSPGGSLLGGLRLGYALRRLGVHTNVGANQSCFSACALAFLGGQERTVEGRYGVHAASLNAKAKQGDRNDQLDTIQQLSAITTAYVHEMTGRTDIALRALSTSAAKIAVLDDSELGSMGAITLARRPSQFGHPGFKCPQEHNFTVLSAVCAHIDISFLDQELNVLYAKIQKEGAPAELSTEQDRWRRYRNSCINDGAPNGYSSVVHCVREAYLVRRDQLMSMWLAISAKKSRPGSSNWRPIEPRR, encoded by the coding sequence ATGCTTAGATTTCTTCTGCTCTGTCTGCTAGGCCTAACCTTTTCGGTTCATGCGCTCGAGTTCTACGAGAATTCCACAACCGGAGAAATAGTTGCTACGGGAATAGTAGAGCCACGAGATGCAGAAAAAATCGCAGGAATCATCACACTCGATTATCGGCAGCGGCATCACAATGTAAGAAACTTAGTAACAGTGAGTCTTGATTCTCCTGGTGGAAGTCTATTGGGCGGTCTGCGCCTCGGGTATGCTCTGCGTCGGCTTGGAGTGCATACGAATGTTGGAGCTAATCAGTCCTGCTTTTCTGCCTGCGCGTTGGCGTTCCTTGGTGGTCAGGAACGGACTGTAGAGGGAAGGTACGGTGTTCACGCGGCATCCCTCAACGCAAAAGCAAAGCAGGGCGACCGCAACGATCAACTTGACACCATTCAACAGCTTAGCGCAATCACCACCGCCTACGTTCACGAAATGACCGGGCGAACAGACATTGCGTTGAGAGCACTGTCCACGTCGGCTGCAAAGATCGCGGTCCTAGATGACTCCGAACTGGGATCCATGGGCGCAATTACCTTGGCTCGCCGCCCGAGCCAGTTTGGTCACCCGGGATTCAAGTGCCCTCAAGAGCATAACTTCACTGTACTAAGTGCAGTCTGCGCTCATATTGATATTTCATTTCTAGATCAAGAGCTAAACGTCCTCTATGCAAAGATTCAAAAAGAGGGCGCACCGGCTGAACTTTCGACAGAGCAAGATCGTTGGAGACGCTATCGAAACTCATGCATTAATGATGGAGCGCCTAATGGATATTCAAGCGTCGTGCATTGTGTGCGGGAAGCTTATCTTGTGAGGCGCGATCAGCTCATGTCCATGTGGTTAGCCATTTCTGCTAAAAAGAGCCGCCCTGGCTCAAGTAATTGGCGTCCCATCGAGCCGCGACGATAG
- a CDS encoding IS3 family transposase (programmed frameshift), with amino-acid sequence MSDKQVRAQYTREFKQEAVRQVRSGQAIAVVAKVLGIPKASLGNWVRLSARGELDGAGGGDKSIQVSPEQMEIARLRAENARLRMERDIGKKSRGVLRAGHAARYAWIHQMRKLYPVSVSCGVLEVSASGYFNWLRRRESGHGGPARRHSDEALLAYMRAIHAEVKGEYGWPRMHKELLARGIRVGKERVRKLMQQHGIRAKTKRKFVVTTDSRHSLPVAPDLVQRRFNPEAPNQLWSGDITYIQTDEGWLYLAAVIDLFNRQVVGWSLQPHMQASLVKDALAMAWWRRRPPPGLIFHSDRGSQYCSHEFQDALKDWGMRSSMSRKGNCWDNAPTESFWGRLKTASVHGCKFATREQARQAVMDWMAFYNHRRLHSSLGYLSPMQYEQRWYEAQRKKAA; translated from the exons ATGAGTGACAAGCAGGTGCGTGCGCAGTACACGCGAGAGTTCAAGCAGGAGGCTGTTCGGCAGGTCCGCTCGGGTCAGGCGATTGCGGTGGTGGCCAAGGTGCTGGGCATTCCCAAAGCGAGCCTGGGCAACTGGGTACGGCTGTCAGCCAGGGGAGAATTGGACGGTGCGGGCGGTGGAGACAAGAGCATCCAGGTCTCGCCCGAGCAGATGGAGATAGCCCGGTTGCGTGCAGAGAATGCTCGCCTTCGCATGGAGCGCGACATCG GCAAAAAAAGCCGCGGCGTACTTCGCGCAGGACACGCTGCGAGGTACGCCTGGATTCACCAAATGAGAAAGCTGTACCCGGTGAGTGTGTCCTGCGGGGTGCTGGAGGTCAGCGCAAGCGGGTACTTCAACTGGCTACGCCGGCGTGAGTCTGGCCACGGTGGACCTGCCCGGCGTCACAGCGACGAAGCCCTGCTGGCGTACATGCGCGCCATCCACGCCGAGGTGAAGGGGGAATACGGCTGGCCCCGCATGCACAAGGAACTGCTGGCCCGGGGCATCCGGGTGGGCAAGGAGCGGGTGCGCAAGCTCATGCAGCAGCACGGCATCAGGGCCAAGACCAAACGCAAGTTCGTGGTGACTACCGACAGCCGCCACAGCCTGCCGGTGGCGCCCGACTTGGTACAGCGGCGCTTTAACCCCGAGGCGCCCAACCAGCTGTGGAGTGGCGACATCACCTACATCCAAACCGACGAGGGCTGGCTGTACCTGGCTGCGGTCATCGACCTGTTCAACCGTCAGGTGGTGGGTTGGAGCCTGCAGCCGCACATGCAGGCCAGCCTGGTCAAGGACGCGCTGGCCATGGCGTGGTGGCGCCGCAGGCCACCTCCTGGACTGATATTCCACAGCGACCGGGGCAGCCAGTATTGCAGCCATGAGTTCCAGGATGCCTTGAAGGACTGGGGCATGCGTTCATCGATGAGCAGAAAGGGGAACTGCTGGGACAACGCACCGACCGAGAGCTTCTGGGGTCGGCTGAAAACAGCCAGCGTACATGGGTGCAAATTCGCTACCCGTGAGCAGGCCAGGCAGGCGGTGATGGACTGGATGGCCTTCTACAATCACCGCAGGCTGCATTCGTCGCTGGGCTACCTCAGCCCGATGCAGTACGAGCAGCGCTGGTACGAGGCACAGCGTAAAAAGGCCGCGTGA
- the mads1 gene encoding methylation-associated defense system helix-turn-helix domain-containing protein MAD1: MPKNTSESGILTIKEVAEYLKVTERTIYRLAAAKKIPAFKVGGTWRFRATDIDGWIADQSKKAEGTD, from the coding sequence ATGCCCAAAAACACCAGCGAAAGCGGAATCCTGACGATCAAGGAAGTCGCCGAGTACCTGAAGGTCACGGAGCGGACGATCTACCGACTCGCGGCAGCCAAGAAAATACCGGCCTTCAAGGTCGGCGGGACATGGCGCTTCCGGGCAACGGACATCGACGGCTGGATAGCCGACCAGTCGAAGAAGGCGGAGGGAACCGATTGA
- a CDS encoding SNF2-related protein, with translation MISAYHAKYYAHELTRRHAADGVDRLSQSLFDASVDLNPHQIEAALFALRNPLQEGVLLADEVGLGKTIEAALVVCQYWAERRRRLLVICPASLRKQWAQELHDKFAVPTTVVDAVSLRKQSAGDMLATLQRQVGKAVVIMSYQFAAKLEAELRAVPWDVVVIDEAHKLRNAHRASNRTGQALKRALQGRKKLLLTATPLQNSLMELYGLSTLIDEHLFGDETAFRKQFMNSGTGLDELRERLASFAKRTLRRDVLEYIKYTERKALTQPFNPTDDEQALYERISAFLQKEDSYALPKQQRHLTALILRKLLASSSHAVAATLVTIRERLRGLLTADKAEDDGSQLVEQLIAEDDLEQDYLEEEASEAEENAEVPTPAPAEEGKPGAAKDAHAVRAAITAEIAELTAFVDAAQALKTDTKAQALLKALNLGFGKMAELRAPRKAIIFTESKRTQEYLHRFLSANGHAGKLVLFSGTNTHEESTAIYQRWLEEYKGTDRVTGSPQVDRRTALIDHFRKDDGTGAEIMIATEAAAEGVNLQFCALIINYDLPWNPQRVEQRIGRCHRYGQRFDVVVINFLNTRNQADQRVLELLTEKFKLFSGVFGASDEVLGRIEGGLDFEKRILQIYDTCRQPAQIEAAFNALQAELEESIADRIKDTQSQLLEHFDEDVHDRLKLRLDEAEARLDKLGRWFWGVTRYALNDRARFDEQSYAFSLSTPPTGVAQLAPLAAISSFAVRRSRTCWRTPTASATRWGNGALMPA, from the coding sequence TTGATCTCCGCCTACCACGCCAAGTACTACGCCCACGAGCTGACGCGGCGGCACGCCGCCGATGGCGTTGATCGCCTCTCCCAATCGCTGTTCGATGCCAGCGTCGATTTGAACCCGCATCAGATCGAGGCGGCGCTGTTCGCCCTTCGGAACCCATTGCAGGAAGGCGTACTGCTGGCTGACGAGGTGGGGCTAGGCAAGACCATCGAAGCCGCGCTGGTGGTTTGCCAATACTGGGCTGAGCGCCGTCGTCGGCTACTGGTCATATGCCCGGCTAGCCTGCGCAAGCAATGGGCGCAGGAGCTGCACGACAAGTTCGCCGTGCCCACCACCGTGGTGGATGCCGTTTCTCTGCGCAAGCAGTCCGCTGGCGACATGCTCGCCACCCTGCAACGGCAAGTCGGCAAGGCAGTCGTCATCATGTCCTACCAGTTTGCCGCCAAGCTGGAGGCCGAGCTGCGCGCCGTGCCTTGGGATGTGGTGGTCATCGACGAAGCGCACAAGCTGCGCAACGCGCACCGGGCCAGCAACCGTACCGGGCAGGCGCTCAAGCGCGCGCTGCAAGGCCGCAAGAAGCTGCTGCTCACCGCCACGCCGCTGCAGAACTCGCTGATGGAGCTGTACGGCCTGTCGACGCTGATCGACGAGCACCTGTTCGGCGACGAAACTGCCTTCCGCAAGCAGTTCATGAACAGCGGGACAGGCCTTGACGAACTGCGTGAGCGTCTTGCCAGCTTCGCCAAACGCACACTGCGCCGTGACGTGCTGGAGTACATCAAGTACACCGAGCGTAAGGCTCTCACCCAGCCGTTCAACCCCACCGACGACGAGCAGGCGCTGTACGAGCGCATCTCGGCCTTTCTGCAAAAGGAAGACTCCTACGCCCTGCCCAAGCAGCAGCGCCACCTCACAGCACTGATCTTGCGCAAGCTGCTGGCCTCCAGTTCGCACGCCGTCGCTGCCACGTTGGTCACCATCCGCGAGCGCCTGCGGGGCTTGCTCACAGCAGACAAAGCGGAAGACGATGGCAGCCAGCTGGTCGAACAGCTCATTGCCGAGGACGACTTGGAGCAGGACTACCTGGAAGAGGAAGCCAGCGAGGCAGAAGAAAACGCCGAAGTCCCGACGCCTGCGCCAGCCGAAGAAGGTAAGCCGGGCGCGGCAAAAGATGCCCATGCCGTCCGCGCCGCCATCACCGCCGAGATCGCGGAGCTGACTGCGTTCGTCGATGCCGCCCAAGCCCTGAAAACCGACACCAAAGCACAGGCGTTACTCAAGGCGCTCAACCTGGGCTTCGGCAAGATGGCCGAGCTACGTGCGCCACGCAAGGCCATCATCTTCACAGAGTCCAAGCGCACGCAGGAGTACCTGCACCGCTTCCTCTCAGCCAACGGCCACGCGGGCAAGTTGGTGTTGTTCAGTGGCACCAACACCCACGAGGAATCGACCGCCATCTACCAGCGCTGGCTGGAAGAGTACAAAGGCACGGATCGCGTCACCGGCTCGCCGCAGGTAGATCGCCGCACCGCGCTGATCGACCACTTCCGCAAGGACGACGGCACCGGTGCGGAAATCATGATCGCCACCGAAGCGGCTGCCGAAGGCGTCAACCTGCAGTTCTGCGCGCTGATCATCAACTACGACCTGCCGTGGAACCCGCAGCGCGTTGAGCAGCGCATTGGCCGCTGCCACCGCTACGGTCAGCGTTTCGACGTGGTGGTCATCAACTTCTTGAACACCCGCAACCAGGCCGACCAGCGTGTGCTGGAGCTGCTCACCGAAAAATTCAAGCTGTTCTCTGGGGTGTTTGGCGCAAGCGATGAAGTGCTGGGCCGCATCGAGGGGGGCCTCGATTTTGAAAAACGCATCCTCCAAATCTACGACACCTGCCGCCAGCCCGCGCAGATCGAAGCCGCCTTTAATGCCCTGCAGGCGGAGCTAGAAGAATCCATAGCCGACCGCATCAAAGACACCCAGTCCCAGCTGCTGGAGCATTTTGACGAAGACGTTCACGACCGGCTCAAGCTGCGATTGGACGAGGCTGAAGCGCGGCTCGACAAACTGGGGCGCTGGTTCTGGGGTGTTACCCGCTATGCGCTCAATGACCGTGCGCGCTTCGACGAACAGTCCTACGCGTTCTCTCTGAGCACGCCGCCAACTGGAGTCGCACAACTAGCCCCCCTGGCCGCTATCAGCTCATTCGCGGTGCGGCGCAGCCGGACATGCTGGCGCACGCCTACCGCCTCAGCCACCCGCTGGGGGAATGGAGCATTGATGCCAGCCTGA